The proteins below are encoded in one region of Fimbriimonadaceae bacterium:
- the tadA gene encoding Flp pilus assembly complex ATPase component TadA produces MALPRLPMAEFLVQRGYVTPEQMEEAKQVSKQTNNPDLGRVVINLGFAGEREVLHAQAQEAGHPFVDLDRVQVDKAAIAAVPERIAKMHNVIPVKKEGTVLWIAMSNPNNLQALDDVRLASGLLVRPAVAVNGAIEDAVRKYYQGATEGSAPAPAEAPSPAPTAGGTGSKMTSDLRAVMAQAQATRDVADRDLKGGGKEESDEEMAEQAPIIRLANAVIQQAINDRASDIHVEPGERAVRVRYRIDGVLMEAMTVPKNLQAPLISRFKIMSEMNIAERRIPQDGRIEVRSTGKDYDLRVSSIPTPFGEKIVMRILDKGNAMVGLGRLGFTAENQAKIEELVSQPNGMFLCTGPTGSGKTTTQYSVLHKLNTTEVNCITVEDPVEYQLGGIAQVQVNRKAGLTFATALRAFLRQDPDIIMVGEMRDLETAEIAIEASLTGHLVLSTLHTNDAPSATIRMIDMGVEPYLISATVIGVLAQRLGRQVDKDNKEPYTVKEIDLRRFGFTVTDPDAEVTLYRGIPAESNRMTGYRGRTGFHELMVMNEEIAEMVVRRAPLGDLKAAAKAGGMKELREDGLEKVLMGVTTPEEVMRVVFTAGF; encoded by the coding sequence ATGGCACTACCTCGTCTACCGATGGCTGAGTTCCTCGTGCAGCGTGGCTACGTCACGCCCGAGCAAATGGAGGAGGCCAAACAGGTCTCAAAGCAGACGAACAACCCGGACCTCGGCCGGGTCGTGATCAACCTCGGCTTCGCCGGTGAGCGCGAAGTGCTGCACGCCCAGGCGCAGGAGGCCGGCCACCCGTTCGTCGACCTGGACCGGGTGCAGGTCGACAAGGCCGCGATCGCCGCTGTGCCCGAGCGCATCGCCAAGATGCACAACGTCATCCCGGTCAAGAAGGAGGGCACCGTCCTCTGGATCGCGATGTCGAACCCGAACAACCTGCAGGCCCTTGACGACGTGCGCCTCGCCAGCGGGCTCCTCGTCCGCCCGGCCGTGGCCGTCAACGGCGCCATCGAGGACGCGGTCCGCAAGTATTACCAGGGCGCGACGGAAGGATCCGCTCCCGCTCCCGCCGAAGCGCCCAGCCCCGCCCCTACCGCCGGTGGCACCGGCAGCAAGATGACGAGCGACCTTCGCGCGGTGATGGCCCAGGCCCAGGCGACCCGCGACGTCGCCGACCGCGACCTCAAGGGCGGCGGAAAGGAAGAGTCCGACGAGGAGATGGCCGAGCAGGCGCCGATCATCCGCCTCGCCAACGCCGTCATCCAGCAGGCCATCAACGACCGCGCTTCGGACATCCACGTGGAGCCGGGCGAGCGGGCCGTCCGCGTGCGCTACCGCATCGACGGCGTCCTCATGGAAGCCATGACGGTGCCGAAGAACCTCCAGGCCCCGCTCATCTCGCGCTTCAAGATCATGTCCGAGATGAACATCGCCGAGCGCCGCATCCCCCAGGACGGCCGCATCGAGGTGCGCAGCACGGGCAAAGACTACGACCTGCGCGTGAGCAGCATCCCCACCCCGTTCGGGGAAAAGATCGTCATGCGCATCCTTGACAAGGGCAACGCGATGGTCGGACTCGGCCGGCTCGGCTTCACCGCCGAGAACCAGGCGAAGATCGAAGAGCTCGTCAGCCAGCCGAACGGCATGTTCCTCTGCACGGGCCCGACGGGTTCGGGCAAGACGACGACCCAGTACTCCGTCTTGCACAAGCTGAACACGACCGAGGTCAACTGCATCACGGTCGAAGACCCCGTCGAATACCAGCTCGGCGGCATCGCACAGGTCCAGGTCAACCGAAAGGCCGGCCTGACCTTCGCCACCGCCCTCCGCGCCTTCCTCCGCCAAGACCCGGACATCATCATGGTCGGCGAGATGCGCGACTTGGAAACGGCCGAGATCGCGATCGAAGCGTCCCTCACGGGACACTTGGTGCTCTCCACGCTCCACACGAACGACGCCCCCTCCGCCACGATCCGTATGATCGACATGGGCGTCGAGCCGTACCTCATCTCCGCCACCGTCATCGGCGTCCTCGCCCAGCGTCTCGGCCGACAGGTCGATAAGGACAACAAGGAGCCCTACACCGTCAAGGAGATCGACTTGAGGCGCTTCGGCTTCACCGTCACCGACCCTGACGCGGAGGTCACGCTCTACCGCGGTATCCCCGCCGAAAGCAACCGCATGACCGGCTACCGAGGCCGGACCGGCTTCCACGAGCTGATGGTCATGAACGAAGAGATCGCCGAGATGGTCGTGCGCCGCGCCCCCCTCGGCGACCTAAAGGCGGCCGCCAAAGCGGGCGGCATGAAGGAGCTTCGCGAAGACGGCCTTGAGAAGGTCTTGATGGGCGTGACGACGCCCGAAGAAGTCATGCGCGTGGTCTTCACCGCCGGCTTCTAG